In Hermetia illucens chromosome 1, iHerIll2.2.curated.20191125, whole genome shotgun sequence, one genomic interval encodes:
- the LOC119646495 gene encoding lipoprotein lipase-like — MGIVLIFFLVVNAYLVEGFDAQRSTKNFTVEYVVFTRSNAIEGHTVSLSNERGLQELFKQQNPTRFISHGWRGDQTSESCNLIRQKYLTRGDYNIFVIDWGISAQNLNYVQVALDSLEAGKQVASFLDRLNEEYDLDFNNTYMIGYSLGAHVVGLAAKHATRGKVNTIFGLDPAGPLFTAADPSIRLTAKDALYVETIHTNAGFNGFSKPIGIASFFPNGGTHQPGCSDFFGSCSHQKSYQYFADSLDVNYKFFAVQCSELIFKVSQKCKSTGNVARMGGEPSNFGRGVEGIYYLTIK; from the exons GCTTCGATGCTCAAAGATCAACTAAAAACTTCActgtggagtatgttgttttTACGCGATCCAACGCTATAGAGGGTCACACCGTATCACTTAGTAATGAGCGAGGCTTACAGGAACTTTTCAAACAACAGAACCCAACAAG ATTTATTTCACATGGATGGAGGGGAGACCAAACTTCGGAATCATGCAACCTCATTCGCCAGAAATATCTTACTCGAGGCGACTACAACATCTTCGTCATTGATTGGGGCATTTCAGCCCAGAACCTCAATTATGTTCAAGTAGCGTTAGATTCATTAGAAGCAGGAAAGCAGGTTGCCTCATTTCTTGACAGGCTAAACGAGGAGTATGATCTTGATTTCAACAACACTTATATGATTGGTTACAGTCTAGGTGCGCACGTCGTCGGGTTAGCAGCCAAACATGCAACAAGAGGAAAGGTTAACACTATTTTTGGTTTAGATCCGGCTGGTCCATTGTTCACTGCTGCTGATCCCAGCATACGATTAACAGCGAAAGACGCGTTGTACGTCGAAACCATACACACAAATGCCGGGTTTAATGGTTTTTCGAAACCCATCGGTATCGCTTCTTTCTTCCCGAATGGAGGAACCCATCAGCCAGGATGTAGCGATTTCTTTGGAAGTTGCTCGCATCAGAAATCCTACCAGTACTTTGCTGATTCCTTAGATGTCAACTATAAATTTTTTGCTGTGCAGTGTTCTGAATTGATTTTCAAAGTTTCACAGAAATGTAAATCTACTGGAAACGTGGCTAGGATGGGCGGCGAACCATCGAATTTCGGACGAGGAGTTGAAGGAATTTACTATCTCACAATTAAATGA